CACGTCTTCAATGCTGTCGCGCTTCACGGTGAGCAACAGCTCGCCATGCTCCTCATGCGCTTCGAGCAGGTGACCGCCCAGCGCATTGGCGAGCGTGTCCTTCAGCCCGTCAAGCTGGGTGAAGCGGGGTGCCGAATGTAGCGTAGCCATTGCGCCCTACCTCTCGATCGTGCCCGCGCGGCGGATCTTCCGCTGCAGCTGCATCACGCCGTAAAGCAGCGCCTCGGCAGTCGGCGGGCACCCGGGAACATAGATGTCGACCGGAACGATGCGGTCGCAGCCGCGCACGACGCTGTAGGAATAGTGGTAATAGCCACCACCATTGGCGCAGCTACCCATCGAGATGACGTATTTGGGCTCCGACATCTGGTCGTAGACCTTGCGCAGCGCGGGCGCCATCTTGTTGCACAACGTGCCCGCGACGATCATCACGTCGCTCTGGCGCGGCGAGGCGCGCGGCGCGACGCCGAAGCGTTCCATGTCGTAGCGCGGCATGTTGACGTGGATCATCTCGACCGCGCAGCAGGCGAGCCCGAAGGTCATCCACCACAGCGATCCGGTGCGCGCCCACTGGAACAGGTCCTCGGTGCTGGTGACGAGGAAGCCCTTGTCGTTCACCTCGGACTGGAGTGCGTTGAAATAATCCGCCTCGGGCTGGCGGGTTTCGCCGGCGAGCGCGGTCGCACTGTCGTGCAGCATCTGGTTATGCGCCGGTGCCAGCGGACGATAATGGTCGACCCGCGGCACGTCGTCTCGCGTACGATCTACTCCCATTCCAGCGCTCCAACTTTCCAGGCATAAGCCAGCCCGACGGCGAGTTCGCCAAGGAACACCATCATCGTGATCCAGCCCGGCCAGCCCGTCAGGTCGAGACTGACCGCCCACGGAAACAGGAAGGCCGCTTCGAGATCGAAGATGATGAACAGGATGGCGATGAGGTAGAAGCGCACATCGAACTGGCTGCGCGGATCCTCGAAGGCCGGGAAGCCGCATTCATATTCGCTGTTCTTTTCCGCATCCGGCTGGTGCGTCCCGGTCAGGCGCGAGACGCCCATCGGGAGGAACACGAAGAGCGCCGACAGACCGACGGCGACAAACAGAAAGATCAGGATGGGCAGGTATTGTTCGAGGTCGACCACGAATGATTCCTAAGGCGTCAGGCTTGGTTCGCGCCCGCCTCTAGGCCGCTCGCCCAGATGGTGCAAGGGTGCAGAAATGCGAACAATTCGCAACAAAACCGCCTCATGCGGCGCACCCTTGCAGACACCCGCTATTTCATCATCGATTTGACCGCTTTTTCGGTTGCCGGGCCATAGGGCGGCTTGAATCCGCCAAGTTTGGCCACGTCGATTTTGGGCTGTGTATAGAAGCTGCGCGCATGGCTGAATTCGCGGAAGCCCTCGACCCCGTGATAGCTGCCCATGCCGCTGGGTCCGACCCCGCCGAAGGGCAGGTCCTCCATCGAGACGTGGAAGATCACGTCGTTGACGGTCACTCCGCCGCTGATGGTCTTGGTCAGCACCTTCTCGCGCTCGTTCGAATCCTGCCCGAAGTAATAGAGGCCGAGCGGGCGATCGTGCTCGTTCACATAGTCGATCGCTTCGTCGATGTGGCGATAGGTCTTCACCGGCAGGACCGGCCCGAAGATTTCCTCCTGCATCGCGCGCATGTCGTCGGTGACGTTCTTGAGGATCGTCAGCGGCATCTTGCGCGCATTGGTGTTGGAGAAATCCTCATTGCCCGGATTGACCTCGATCACTTCGGCGCCCTTGTCGCGCGCATCGGCGACGAGATCCTGCAGGCGGTCGAAATGGCGATCGGTGACGACGCTGGCATAGTCCTCGTTATCGAGCAGCGTGGGATACATGTTCGCCGTGCCCTGCCACACACCGTGGATCGCCTCGTCCTGCTTGCTTTCGGGGACATAGAGGTAATCGGGCGCGAGGCAGATCTGGCCCGCATTGAGCATCTTGCCCAGCGCCACCCGCTCGCCCGCCTTGGCGAAATCGGCGCTCTCGCCGAGGAACACCGGGCTCTTGCCGCCCAGCTCCAGCGTAACGGGCACGAGGTTCTTGGCGGCCGATTCCATCACCTTGCGCCCGGTCGCGGTCGAGCCGGTGAAGATCAAATGGTCGAAGGGCAGTTCGCTGAACGCCGCGGCAACTTCGGGGCCGCCGGTGAACACCGCGCATTCGTCGGGGGTGAAGTATTCCTCGACCAGTTCCTTGGTCAGCAGGCTGGTCTTCTCGGTGAACTCGCTCGGCTTGATCATCGCGCGATTGCCCGCCGCGAAGATCTGCATCAGCGGGCCGAAGCTGAGATTGACGGGAAAGTTCCACGGGCTGAGGATGCCCACCACGCCCTTGGGCTCGTAGCGCACCTCGGCCTTCGCGCCGAGCAGGCCGAGCGGGAACTGGACATGGCGCTTTTCGGGGCGCGACCACTTGTCCATGTGCTTGAGGCAGTATTTGCCGAAATTCACCGTGCCCGCGATGTCGGTAATCATCGACTGGTGCGGCGAGCGATTGCCGAAATCGGCCGCCATCACCTTGCACAGATCGTCCGCATGGTCGGTGAGCAGCTTCATCGCGCGCTGGATCCGATCCTTGCGCAGCGCCATCGGTTCGGGGCGCATCTGGTGGTGTGCGGCGCGCTGCTTGCGCAAAACGGCTTCCATTTCGGTTTTCCGGTCGTCCGCCATTGCTCTCTCCGTTTGATATTGCTGCATCGCAGCACTAGGTTGTGGGCCACCAGATAGGTCGCCATTGGCAACCGATATTCCAGAACCGAAGGACATACACAAGCATGACCCAGTTCAGCGCATCCGATCCCGTCGTCATCCTGTCTTACGCCCGCACCCCGATGGGCGGCATGCAGGGCGCGCTTGCCGATGTCTCGGCCACCGATCTCGGGGCCACGGCAGTGAAGGCCGCGGTCGAGCGCTCGGGCGTGCCGGTGGACAGTTTCGACCGCGCCTATATGGGCTGCGTGCTGCCCGCCGGGCTGGGCCAGGCGCCCGCGCGCCAGGCATCGATCAAGGCAGGCCTGCCCAAGTCGGTACAGGCGACCACAGTCAACAAGGTCTGCGGCAGCGGCATGCAGACGGTGATCATGGGCGCCGAAGCGCTCGCAAGCGGCACGGTGGACTATGTCGTCGCGGGCGGGATGGAGAGCATGACCAATGCTCCGTATTTGCTCAAGAAGCACCGCAGCGGCGCGCGGCTCGGCCACGACACCGCCTATGACCACATGTTCCTCGACGGGCTCGAGGACGCGTATGAAGAAGGCCGCGCGATGGGGACCTTCGCGCAGGAAACCGCCAATGACTACCAGATGACGCGCGAGGAAATGGACGAATACTCCATCGAATCGCTACGCCGCGCGAACGCCGCGATCGACAGCGGCGCGTTTGCCGACGAAGTCGTCCCGGTCACCTTCTCGACCCGCAAGGGCGAAGTCACGGTCGAGCATGACGAACAGCCCGGCAAGGGCCGTCCCGACAAGATCCCGCAGCTGCGCCCCGCCTTCGCCAAGGACGGCACGATTACCGCGGCGACCTCGTCGTCGATCTCCGATGGCGCCGCCGCCGTGGTGCTCAGCCGCGAAAGCGTCGCCAAGGCCAATGGCCAGCAGCCGGTGGCGAAGATCGTCGCCATGGCCGCGCATGCGCAGGAACCCGCGCAGTTCACCGTCGCCCCGATCGGCGCGATCGAGAAGGTCCTCGACAAGGCCGGCTGGAGCGCGGACGAAGTCGAACTGTGGGAAGTCAACGAGGCCTTTGCGTGCGTCGCCATGTTTGCGATGCGCGACCTCGGCATCCCGCACGACAAGATCAACGTGAACGGCGGCGGCACGGCTCTCGGCCACCCCATCGGCGCCAGCGGCACGCGCATCATCGTGACGCTGCTCAACGCGCTCAAGCAGCAGGGCAAGACACGCGGTATCGCCAGCCTGTGCATCGGCGGCGGTGAAGCCACCGCCGTGGCGGTCGAACTCGTCTAGACGGACACCGCTTTTCAGGGCACTTCCCCTGGCAGCGCGTTCTGGCGCGCCCGGAAAAGGGGAAGTGTCCATGAAGAAATTTGCCATTATCGCGGCCTGTGCCGCGCTCGCCGCCTGCGGTTCGAACGAGGCCGAAGAGCCGATCGAACCGGTCGACACCGCCGAAACCACGCTCGACAGCACCGCCACCGGCGACATGACCGGGACGTATGAAGTCCAGCTGGCCGACGGCAGCGTCACCATGCAGACGATCAATGCCGACGGCACCTATGTCGAGGCCACGCCCGATGGCACGCGCACCGGCGGCGGCACCTGGCGTGCGGGCGACGACGGCGCGATGTGCTTCGATCCCGAAGGCGACACGGCTGAGGAATGCTATTCCGGCGGTGCCCCCGGCGAAGACGGCGCGTTCGAAATGCGCGGCGAAGACGGCGCCGTCCAGTCGACCGTGCGCAAGATCGACGCGCAGGCCGAGGCCGCGATGGCTCCGGCCGAATAGACCAACGTTCTGAAACCAGCGGGGCGGCCCAATCGGTCCGCCCCGATCGGTCAAGCCTGCCGCTTCACGGTTCGCCGACACCCCACAGGCGCGTTTCGCGGATCAGCCCGTAGCGTTCGCCCACGGCGAATTCGCACCAGCCCTCGTCGCAATCGCCCAGCACCCCAACCACGCCCGGCTCGACGCGCCACTTGAGTTCGGCATCCTCGCTGTCGCTGGCGCGCAAATCGGCCACCCCGTCGCCGATGACGATGGCGCCGCGATCGGGGCTGAGCAGGCGCGCGACCACCCATCCGCGCGTGCCGTCCGGATCCTCGATCAGCCGCCATCCTTCCATCAGCCGCACGACCTTCACCGGCAGGCCGGGCCGGCGATAGACCCAATCGATCTTGTAATCGGCGCTGGGGCCGACCCGCATGTTGAGCACGCTGGCGCGGATGGTCGCCCAATAGGGCGTTTCGCGCTCCTGCGCCCGCGCCGTCGCGGTGATTCCGGCGAGCAGCAGGAAAAGTATGAAAAGCCGTGTGAACATGCGCGCCTGAATCGGGGATCGCGCGCGAACAGTCAACGCCGTTAACGGGGCAATTCCCGTCCGAATCCTTGACCGCTCCCCACCGCGCGTCCTAGCGCTTCTGCCCGCATGGAAAGCACCGACACCCGCCCCGCCAAACGCCTCGAGCGCACGCCGCGCGTTTTCGTCACGCGCCATCTGATGCCATCGGTCGAGGAGCGGATGAGCGAGCTGTTCGATGCCCGCCTCAACACCTCGGATGTTCCGTTGACGCGCGACCAGCTCGTCGCCGCGATGCAGGACTGCGACGTGCTCGTGCCCACCGTTACCGACCGGATCGACGCCGAGATGATCGCGGGCGCGGGCAAGGACCTGGGGCTGATCGCCAATTTCGGCGCGGGGACCGAGCATCTCGATCTTCACGCGGCCGCCGATCGCCATATCCTCGTCACCAACACGCCGGGCGTGTTCACCGACGACACCGCCGATCTTGCGATGGCCGGGATCATCGGCGTGCCGCGCCGCATCCGCGAAGGCGTTGAATTGATCCGCAGCGGCAAATGGACCGGCTGGACGCCGACTGCGCTGCTCGGCACCAAGCTCGCTGGCAAGGTGCTCGGCATCGTCGGCATGGGGCGGATCGGCCAGGCGGTCGCGCACCGCGCGCGCGCCTTCGGGCTGGAGATCGCCTATCACAACCGCAAGCGGCTGCCCGAAGCGGTCGAACGCATGTTCCAGGCGCGCTGGGTCGATAGTCTCGATGGATTGATGGGCGAAGCGGACATTCTCTCGCTCCACTGCCCCGCCGGGCCGAACACGCATCACATGATCGACGCACGCCGGATCGCGCTGATGAAGGACGGTGCCAGCCTGATCAACACCGCGCGCGGCGATCTGGTCGAGCAGGAGGCGCTGGTGGCGGCGCTCGAAAGCGGCAAGCTCGCCGGAGCGGGGCTCGACGTCTATCCCGACGAACCCAATGTCGACACGCGCCTGATCCGCCATCCCAATGTGATGACCCTGCCTCATATCGGCAGCGCGACGCGCGAGGGCCGCGAGGACAGCGGCCTCAAGGTCATCGCCAATATCCGCATGTGGGCCGACGGCCACCGGCCTCCGGACCAAGTGCTCTCGGGCCTGGGCTGAGCCGCTAGAGCGCCAATTCGTAAAAGATGTTGAAGTCCGTTTCGGCATATTCGCCGAACGGTGCGCAGCGTGTGAAGCCGTTGCGAAGATAGAGCCGGTTAGCGGGTCCGAAGGTTTCACCCGTGCCGGTTTCCAGCAGCACTCGGCGGTAGCCGCGCTCCCGTGCGATACCGATGATCCGGTCGAGCAATGCCTGCCCGACGCCCCGCCGGAGCGCGGTGTCGGCGGTGCGCATCGACTTGATCTCGCCTTCGGTTGCCGAGAGTTCGAGCAAGGCGCCGACCCCCAGCAAGGCGTCGGCGTCGCGTGCTTCAAGGACGATCACAGCCGCATCCTCGAGCCCGCTCAAGTCGAGCGCGAACGAGGTTCCGGGGGGCGAAGCATCGTACATCCGCCGCTGGTGCAGCGTGATGAGGCTGCGAACGTCGTCATCGGCCAAGTTGGCAGCTGAAACCTGCACCATCTCTCGCCCCTAACCTGCCATCCCCCCGCACCGAATTTCGTCGCCCGAAGGGAAGCGCCCCTGCGATCAGTCCCCGGTCAAAATCCGCTCGACCAGTTCCTGCACCGTGGGGGTGTAGTTGTTCGAATAGAACGGGTCCTGCTTGAAGCGGTAGGCCGCGTGGCCGGCAAAGGCGAGGTTCTCGTCCGGGTCGCCGCCATGCGCGATGTCCTGCAGCGTTTTCTGGATGCAGAAGCTGCGCGGATCGGCGAGCCGCCCGGTGGTGTGGTTGTCATGGTCCTTCCAGCTCGAGAACTGGCAATGCGACAGGCAGCCCATGCAGGCCTGCTGGTCGGCGCGGATCTGCTCGGCGCTTTCGGGCGTTGCGAAGACCACCGTGTCGTCGGGGGTCTTGAGCGCCTCGGTGAAGCCCTCGTGCATCCACGCCTGCGCCTTGCGCTGGTCGCCCGGGTGGACGAAGAAGTACTTCGCCTTGCCGTGATCGGCCAGCGGGATCGTGCCCTCTTCCTCGTCGCGCTTGAAGATCGGGATCTGGCGTTCGCTGCGATGCATCAGATCGTAGAGGAACGGCGTCTTCACTGCGCTCGAATAGAAGCCGGTGGGGCTGAACTTGTGCAGCAATACGTCGCCCGGCTCGACCGTCCGCAGCATGTCCTTCCACACATTGGGGATCGGGCTTTCCTGCGTCAGCAGCGGGCGGGTGCCGAACTGGAACATGATCTTGCCCAGCTCGGGATTGTCGATCCAGTCGTTCCATTCGCGCAGGAACCACACGCCGCCCGCCATGACGATGGCGGTGTCTTCGGAGACGCCTTCCTTGCGCATGGTCTCGCGCAGCGCGGCAACGCGCGGATAGGGATCTTCGGGCTTGGTCGGGTCCTCGGCGTTGGACAGGCCGTTGTGGCCGCCCGCAAGCCAGGGGTCTTCGTAAACCACTGCCGCCATCAGGTCGGGGACCTTGGAATAGCTGCGCTTCCACAGCGCACGGAACGCGCGCGCCGAACTGACGATGGGCAGGTAATGGACGTTGTGCTTTGCCGCGATTTCCGCGAGCTTGTAGGGCATGCCCGCGCCGCAGGTGACGCCGGTGACGAGGCCGGGGCAGTTTTCGAGGATGCCTTCGAGGACCTGCTGCGCACCGCCCATTTCCCACAGCACGTTGATGTTGATTGCGCCTTTGCCGCCCGAGATTTCGTGCGCGCGCTTGACCTGTTCGGTGCCGCCCTCAATGCCGTAGCGGACCAATTGCTCGAAGCGTTCGACGCGGGTCGCCTGCGGGTAGATCTGCGGGATCGGGTTGCCGTCCTCGTCATAGCTGTCGGCATTGACCGCGCTGACGGTACCGATGCCGCCAGCGGCGGCCCAGGCGCCGGAGCTCATGTGATTGGTGGCGGAAACACCCTTGCCGCCTTCGACCAGCGGCCAGACTTCCTTGCCGCCATAGCTGATCGGCTTGAGACCCTTGAAACTCATATATTCTACGCTTTCTCTTTTTTGGCGGGGTGCTGGGCCCCAGCGTCCATCGCGGCACGGTCGCCGCGGCAGCGCTCTATCTCTCCGGGAGCGGGCCTCGTAGCGGCTGCCTTGAACTGTGCATAGTACCCGGCCAGTTCGGGCGCGTCCTTGAACGCCACCAGTTCGTAACCGACCGCTTCGAATTCGCAGCTCAGCAGCAGCGGGTCGATCCCGTGCTGGTCGGTCGGCCGGTCGATATCGACGACGACCACCTGGCCGCCCTTGTCCAGCGCGGGCCACATCCGCCAGAGGAATTCATACGGGCTTTCGATCTCGTGGTACATATGGACCATGAAGATGCGGTCGAAGCTGTTGTCCGGCAATTTGGGATCGCCGGTTTCGCCAAGTCGGATCGAGACATTTTCGAGCCGCTGGCGCTCGATCCGCTGGCCAAGCCGGCTGAGCGCATCGCGATCGATATCCTGCGCCAGCACGCGCCCGCCCTCGCCCACGCGCTCCGCCAGGCGGACGGTGTAATAGCCATTGCCCGCGCCGATATCGGCAACGGTCATCCCGGGTTCGATCTCCGCGAGGTCCATCACCGTCTGCGCCTCGCCGCGGCTGTCGCGCTGGTCTTCGGTGGAAAACTGGTTCGAGCCGATTTCGGATACCGGGCGGTCGGGAGCGGGGAAACGCGCACCCGGTTCGGTCGGCGCGTCGCAGGCACCCAGCGCAAGCCCGAGCAGGGCGATGGCAGCAATCCGTGTCATGAGGCGGCTATGCCGTTCCCTCAGGGGATGGGCAATGCCCGCATGCCGCCGATGAACACGTCGAACGCCAGATCGCCCTGCCGCCAGGGCGATTGCCGGCCTTCGGTCCGCTCGTTCACTGCCACCGCGGTCTTGCGGACCAGCTCATCGAGCGACTGGCGCCGCGGCAGCTGGCGGGCGAATTCCTTGGCGAAGGGGCTGCCCTTGCCCGGCGTGGCGCCATCTTCGGCGGTATTGCCCGGCTCGGTGGAGAAGAACACCAGCGCCGACAGCCCGCGCAGATTGCCGACCTGCGCCAGCCCCTTGTCGGCATAGACGATATCGTCGAGCGTCACCCGCGCCAGCCCGCGTTGCCCGCCCTCGACCTCGATCACCTGGAACGCGGCATCGTCCACCGCCTCGCTGACCGGATTGTTGCGGCAGGCATCGACCACGAACACCACGCCGCGCGCCTGTTTGGTCAGGCGCTGGAGGATGGGATCGAGCCCGATCAGCGAATAGCCATCCGAAGCGAGGAAATAATTGGCCCCGTCGATCTGGAAACCATGACCTGCGAAATACATCAGCGCGACATCGTCGCCATTGAGCGAATTGGCGAACAGGTCGAAAGCTTCGTCCCATTCCCGCGCATCGGGTTCCTCGACCAGAGCGACCTCGGCCACGGCGCTGCGTTTGAGCGCCGCCTCGATCATCCGCGCATCGACGACCGGATTGGCCAGCTGCAAACCCGCCAACCGCGCCGACGAATAATCCGAAGCGACCACCAGTGCCTTGATCTCGGCATGCAGCGCAGTTGGCGCCAGCGCCGCCAGAAGTCCCAGCAAGGGCAGAAGAATACGACCCATAGACATGGCCCGAAGGTATCGGATCAGAGCCGCAGCGACAATCCGAGATTGACCCCGTGGCTGACCCGCGCGTCGCTGAAATCCTGCACCCCGGTCAGCGGAAAGAACAGCACCGCACGATAGCGCAGGTCGAGCGCGAGGTTCTCCGACAGGATGAACTGTGCGCCGACCGCGAAATCAGGTCCGATGCTGAACTCGCCCTCCTCGCGCCCGGCGATGCTGTCGCTGAACAGTCCCGAGGGGTCTTCGATGACGGTCAGCACATCGTAATCGGGACGATAGCTGGCCTGCAGCATGCCGTTGAAGAAGGCCACCGCATTCTCGCCGAACGGCACGAAGGCGGTCGCGCCGCCGCGCGCGCTGAAGGTCTGGATTGTCCCGTCCTGCCGCACGCCGGCGATCAGCGGCGGGACCGAAGGGATGACCGGCGGTGCCGGATCGCCCTCGATCGCAGCACGCGACAGCGCGATGACCGTGGGGATCGCGACGCTTTGCACGATCCGCAGGTCGCCGACGAAGGCGGTATCGAGCCGCTCGTAGCGAATACCGCCAAGCAGCGCGAAACTTTCACTCTGCCGGCGTTGCCAGGTCAGTTCGATATCGATGCGGTCGGTGCTGCTGACCGTGTCGGCATCGAAATTGACGAGGTCGATGAACTCGGTAGCCCCCAGCGTTAGCGTGCGCGACACGGTCGCCGACAGCGCGGCATCGCCCTCGCCGCTGCCATACATGGCGGTAAGCGTGAACCGGTCGCGATCGTCGCCGAAATTGACCATCGCGCCGATCATCGGATAGCCGACCTGGTCGGACAGGACGCCTTCGCCCTCGCTCACCGTGGTCAGCTGCGGTTCGACGCCGAAAGCGGTGCGCAGCACCGCGATATCCGCCGGGTCGAGCGCATCGCCCTCGTCCAGCCCGGGATCGATGCCCGATGTGCGCAGGTTCGAATTGTCGAAATAATAGGACACGCGCGGGCCGATGACGACATCGGCGCGGGCCGGAGTTGCAGTTGCCGCGGCCAGTACCGCGAGACTGGCCAGGGCAAGCTGTTTGCGCATCCTATTCGGTATCCTCCACCTCGACCGTTTCGCCGGTCACGCGCTGGGCCAGCGCGGCGGAAATGAACGGGTCCAGCGCGCCGTCGAGCACGTCGTCAGGCGTAGGCGACTGCACGCCGGTACGCAAATCCTTCACCATCTGGTACGGCTGCAGCACATAGGAGCGGATCTGGTGGCCCCACCCGATCTCGCTCTTTTCCTGATACTCACCCGAAGCGGCGGCCTCGCGTTCGGCCATCTCGCGTTCGAACAGGCGAGCCTTGAGCATGTTCATCGCGGTTGCGCGGTTCTTGTGCTGGCTGCGGTCGTTCTGGCTCGCCACCACGATGCCGGTTGGCTGGTGGGTGATCCGGACCGCGGAATCGGTCGTGTTGACGTGCTGCCCGCCCGCACCCGACGCGCGATAGGTGTCGATCTTGAGATCGGACGGGTTGATCTCGATGTCGATATCGTCGTCGATCACCGGATAGACCCAGACCGAGCTGAAGCTGGTGTGGCGCCGCGCCGAGCTGTCATAAGGGCTTATACGTACCAACCGGTGGACGCCGCTTTCGGTCTTGGCATAGCCATAGGCGTTCTCGCCCTTGATCAGCAGCGTCGCGCTCTTGATCCCGGCCTGGTCGCCCGCGGCATATTCGACCGTCTCGACCTTGAACCCGCGCCGTTCGGCCCAGCGCGCATACATGCGCAGCAGCATCTCGGCCCAGTCCTGGCTCTCGGTCCCGCCGGCACCGGCATTGATCTGCAGATAGGTATCGGCGCCATCCGCCTCGCCCGAGAGCAGCGCCTGCACCTTGTCGCGATCGGCGCGCTCGGCCAGCCGGGACAGCGTGTCCAGTCCCTCGCGCTCGACCTCGGCATCGCCTTCGGCCTCGCCCATGTCGACGAATTCGACCGCGTCGCCCATCTCGCTTTCGATTTCGCGCACTGTGTTGATCGCGGTTTCGAGCCGCTTCTGCTCCTGCGTGATCGCCTGCGCCTGCTTGGGATCGTCCCACAATGTGGGGTCCTGTACGCGCGCGTCGAGTTCCTCGAGCCGGCGCAGCGCGCGGTCCCAGTCGAGCGACTGGCGCACCAGCGCCAGTGCGGCTTCGATCCGTTCGATATGGGCCTGCCCTTCGGCACGCATGGAACTCTCCTGAGAAAAGGTGTGCGGGCGCGCCGCCTAGCGCAGACGCGCGGCGCGGGAAAGGTGCTGCGGCGTGGTTACTTGCGCTTCAGCGAGCGCACCGCGGCCAGGCTACGCGCGATATGTTCATTCGGCTTCAGATCCGAATAGACGAAGGCGATCGTTCCATCGGAATCGATCACATAGGTCGTGCGGTCGCTCCACCCGGCACGGGCGCCGCCCTTTGCGCCGAGCGAGACGTCATATTGCGCGATCAGTTCGGGCGTCGCCGCAGCGACGGGAAACTCGCCCGCACAATGCTTGGCGGAAAACTCGCGCAGCTGGTCGGTATTGCCGCCGGTCATGCCGATGACCGTGGCCCCGGCCGCGCGGAACTCGCCGATAGCGGCGGCAAAGGCCTGCGCTTCGAGATTGCACCCC
This genomic window from Qipengyuania sp. HL-TH1 contains:
- the prfB gene encoding peptide chain release factor 2, with amino-acid sequence MRAEGQAHIERIEAALALVRQSLDWDRALRRLEELDARVQDPTLWDDPKQAQAITQEQKRLETAINTVREIESEMGDAVEFVDMGEAEGDAEVEREGLDTLSRLAERADRDKVQALLSGEADGADTYLQINAGAGGTESQDWAEMLLRMYARWAERRGFKVETVEYAAGDQAGIKSATLLIKGENAYGYAKTESGVHRLVRISPYDSSARRHTSFSSVWVYPVIDDDIDIEINPSDLKIDTYRASGAGGQHVNTTDSAVRITHQPTGIVVASQNDRSQHKNRATAMNMLKARLFEREMAEREAAASGEYQEKSEIGWGHQIRSYVLQPYQMVKDLRTGVQSPTPDDVLDGALDPFISAALAQRVTGETVEVEDTE
- a CDS encoding peroxiredoxin, whose amino-acid sequence is MKMLHTLFAAAALGLTATPVLAALDQGAQAPGFTAQGALAGKPIRVDLGTSLKQGPVVLYFFPAAFTSGCNLEAQAFAAAIGEFRAAGATVIGMTGGNTDQLREFSAKHCAGEFPVAAATPELIAQYDVSLGAKGGARAGWSDRTTYVIDSDGTIAFVYSDLKPNEHIARSLAAVRSLKRK